From a region of the Candidatus Desulfofervidus auxilii genome:
- the groES gene encoding co-chaperone GroES encodes MKIRPLHDRVLVKRIEEETKTKGGIIIPDTAKEKPIKGEVIAVGEGRILDNGQKVPMSVKVGDKIIFSKYAGTEIKIEGEEHLIMREDDILGVIEE; translated from the coding sequence ATGAAGATCAGACCTTTGCATGATCGGGTACTTGTGAAAAGGATAGAAGAAGAGACAAAGACAAAAGGTGGTATTATTATACCTGATACTGCTAAAGAAAAGCCCATAAAGGGCGAAGTAATAGCAGTTGGTGAAGGTCGGATTTTGGATAATGGGCAAAAGGTGCCTATGTCAGTAAAAGTAGGTGATAAGATAATTTTTAGCAAATATGCAGGTACAGAAATTAAAATTGAAGGTGAGGAACATCTTATTATGAGAGAAGATGATATTTTAGGTGTAATTGAAGAATAA